A single window of Rubripirellula lacrimiformis DNA harbors:
- a CDS encoding peroxiredoxin: MSVLVTQQAPDFTATAVMPDGQFKEVSLSDYKDQYVLLFFWPLDFTFVCPTEIIAFSDRAKDFADLGVQILGVSIDSHFTHLAWTNTDRNEGGIGKTEYPLIADLNKQIARDYDVLLDGGVALRGLFLIDKKGTVRHQVVNDLPLGRSVDEALRMVKALQYFETNGEVCPANWQEGSRTIKPDVAKSKEFFGAEYAK, translated from the coding sequence ATGAGCGTCCTGGTGACCCAACAAGCTCCCGATTTCACCGCCACCGCCGTGATGCCGGATGGACAATTCAAAGAAGTTTCGCTCAGCGATTACAAGGACCAGTACGTCCTGCTGTTCTTCTGGCCTTTGGACTTCACTTTCGTTTGTCCAACCGAAATCATCGCGTTCAGTGACCGAGCGAAAGATTTCGCCGACCTGGGTGTCCAGATCCTGGGCGTTTCGATCGACAGCCACTTCACCCACTTGGCGTGGACCAACACCGACCGAAACGAAGGCGGCATTGGCAAGACCGAGTACCCGTTGATCGCCGACCTGAACAAGCAGATCGCACGTGATTACGACGTCCTGCTAGACGGTGGCGTGGCGCTGCGTGGTTTGTTCCTGATCGACAAGAAGGGCACCGTTCGCCATCAAGTCGTCAACGATTTGCCATTGGGCCGCAGCGTCGACGAGGCACTGCGAATGGTCAAGGCACTTCAGTACTTCGAAACCAACGGCGAAGTCTGCCCAGCCAACTGGCAAGAAGGCAGCCGAACGATCAAGCCGGACGTCGCGAAGAGCAAAGAGTTCTTCGGCGCCGAATACGCCAAGTAA
- a CDS encoding sulfatase — protein sequence MHSAATAFLIRSTNHPVTGSRLGWTCLLLMVLTTVASAQSQRPNIVMISIDDLNDWVEPLGGHPDVKTPAMQRLAQRGITFTNAHCQAPLCNPSRTSLMSGRRPTSTGVYGLAPWIRQCPEFADIKMMPQHFHDHGYRTLIGGKIYHGGNGRGRDEGQECDVWGPPAKVGVTPKQKLIPPTPGGNHPLMDWGTFDHRDEDKGDWRVASWAVNQIKTMPKQNSDQPFFLSVGFFLPHVPCFATQKWFDMYPDETLTMPPIIAGDRDDTPMASWFIHWDLPEPRTSWLKENNQLRPLVRAYLACISFVDSQVGRVLDAVEQSPYADNTIVVLWSDHGYHLGEKAISGKNSLWARSTHVPLILAGPGIGNGLRCDQPAELLDIYPTLTELAGLPQTDGLEGISLKRQIDSPTTLRRRPAICTHNAGNHSVCDQRWRYIVYADGSEELYDRDADPNETTNLLAQSSQRSNAQGSETSVADQYRQEADRLAAWLPRDERPLAVGSAHRVLEERTDGFYWEEKLIDPDQAIQ from the coding sequence ATGCACAGTGCTGCGACCGCTTTCTTGATTCGATCCACCAACCATCCCGTGACCGGATCACGACTGGGATGGACCTGTCTGCTGTTGATGGTGTTGACCACTGTCGCTAGTGCCCAGTCCCAACGGCCCAACATCGTGATGATTTCGATCGACGACCTGAACGATTGGGTCGAACCGCTGGGGGGACATCCCGATGTCAAGACACCTGCGATGCAGCGATTGGCCCAGCGTGGGATCACGTTTACCAACGCCCACTGCCAAGCGCCGCTTTGCAACCCCAGCCGCACCTCGCTGATGTCCGGTCGACGCCCCACTTCGACAGGCGTTTATGGTCTAGCCCCGTGGATTCGGCAGTGCCCCGAGTTCGCCGATATCAAGATGATGCCACAACATTTTCATGACCACGGATACCGCACGTTGATCGGTGGCAAAATCTATCACGGTGGCAACGGTCGCGGACGCGACGAAGGGCAAGAGTGCGATGTGTGGGGACCACCGGCCAAGGTGGGTGTGACGCCCAAACAGAAACTGATCCCACCGACTCCCGGTGGCAACCATCCGCTGATGGATTGGGGCACGTTCGACCACCGCGATGAAGACAAGGGCGATTGGCGTGTCGCGTCATGGGCAGTCAACCAAATCAAGACCATGCCGAAACAGAATTCGGACCAGCCGTTCTTTTTGTCCGTCGGGTTCTTTTTGCCGCATGTGCCATGCTTTGCGACGCAGAAATGGTTTGACATGTATCCGGACGAAACCTTGACGATGCCGCCAATCATTGCCGGCGACCGAGATGATACGCCGATGGCATCCTGGTTCATCCACTGGGACCTGCCCGAACCCCGGACCAGTTGGTTGAAAGAGAACAATCAACTGCGACCGCTGGTACGCGCCTACCTTGCGTGCATCAGTTTCGTCGACAGCCAGGTGGGACGCGTCCTGGATGCGGTCGAACAATCGCCCTATGCCGACAACACGATCGTGGTGCTGTGGAGCGATCATGGTTACCACCTTGGCGAGAAAGCGATCTCTGGAAAGAACAGCTTGTGGGCCCGTTCCACTCACGTGCCGCTGATCCTGGCCGGCCCCGGCATTGGCAACGGTCTTCGCTGTGACCAACCCGCCGAACTGCTGGACATCTACCCAACGCTGACCGAATTGGCCGGACTGCCCCAAACCGACGGGTTGGAAGGGATCAGCCTGAAGCGGCAAATCGATTCGCCCACAACGCTGCGTCGGCGACCAGCGATCTGCACCCACAACGCGGGCAACCATTCGGTCTGTGACCAACGATGGCGATACATCGTGTATGCCGATGGATCCGAAGAACTGTACGACCGCGACGCCGACCCGAACGAAACCACCAATTTGCTGGCACAGTCGTCGCAGCGAAGCAACGCACAAGGTTCCGAAACCAGCGTCGCTGACCAATACCGCCAAGAGGCCGACCGTTTGGCCGCCTGGCTGCCGCGGGACGAACGACCGCTAGCGGTGGGCAGCGCCCATCGAGTGCTCGAGGAACGGACCGACGGGTTTTATTGGGAAGAAAAATTGATCGATCCTGATCAAGCCATCCAATAG
- a CDS encoding superoxide dismutase, which yields MAYTLPQLPYAYDALEPSIDAKTMEIHHTKHHQAYITKVNDAISGTDLESKSIEDLISDMASVPDDKKGAVRNNGGGHANHSLFWTVMGPGKGGAPSGDLAAAIDSAFGSFDAMKEQFAAAAATRFGSGWAWLYVDGGSLKIGSTANQDSPLMGAAVAGIGGIPVLGLDVWEHAYYLNYQNRRPDYVSSFWNVVDWDAVSKRFADAK from the coding sequence ATGGCCTATACACTGCCACAACTGCCTTACGCGTACGACGCTCTCGAGCCCAGCATCGACGCCAAGACGATGGAAATCCACCACACCAAGCACCATCAGGCTTACATCACCAAGGTCAACGACGCGATCAGCGGCACCGACCTCGAATCCAAGTCGATCGAAGACCTGATTTCCGACATGGCATCGGTTCCCGACGACAAGAAGGGTGCTGTACGAAACAACGGTGGCGGTCACGCCAACCACTCTTTGTTCTGGACGGTCATGGGACCTGGCAAAGGCGGAGCACCGTCGGGCGATCTGGCCGCAGCCATCGATTCGGCGTTTGGTTCCTTTGACGCCATGAAGGAACAGTTCGCCGCCGCCGCAGCGACTCGTTTCGGCAGCGGCTGGGCATGGTTGTACGTCGACGGCGGAAGCCTAAAGATCGGCAGCACCGCCAACCAAGACAGCCCGCTGATGGGCGCCGCCGTCGCTGGCATCGGTGGCATCCCCGTCCTGGGCTTGGACGTTTGGGAACACGCCTACTATCTGAACTACCAAAACCGACGTCCCGATTACGTTTCGTCGTTCTGGAACGTTGTCGACTGGGACGCAGTGTCGAAGCGATTCGCAGACGCTAAGTAG
- a CDS encoding polysaccharide deacetylase family protein gives MSSTKLAALNALTRLARPVRRARLLQAAKQGRAPISISFYHRVSDTHPNGWTISNDQFLRHIDHCQQHFEMIGLDEVQRRVRTSQSHTAAISITFDDGYGDNVDFAMPLLIQRGIPCTYFVTTANVRDQIPFEHDVNLGVPLPVNTIGQIRELADAGIEIGCHTRNHVDFSKIHDPEVIRDEVARAKDDLEQMIGRRVRYFAFPFGMPAQLTQAAIEVIGESGFDGFCSAFGAYNLVDRDWFHLRRFHGDPEFARLQNWLSIDPRKIRQEPTIRYFLPPARSFIETRATIGESTPSLASAH, from the coding sequence ATGTCATCGACCAAGCTCGCCGCGCTGAATGCTCTGACTCGACTTGCCCGGCCGGTAAGACGGGCCCGGCTTCTGCAGGCTGCGAAACAAGGGCGAGCGCCCATTTCCATTTCGTTCTATCATCGGGTTTCGGATACGCATCCCAACGGATGGACGATCAGCAACGATCAATTTCTGCGGCACATCGATCATTGCCAGCAGCATTTCGAAATGATTGGGCTGGATGAAGTCCAGCGCCGCGTTCGCACCTCGCAGTCCCACACGGCCGCCATCTCGATCACGTTTGATGACGGATATGGTGACAACGTCGACTTTGCGATGCCGTTGCTGATCCAGCGTGGCATCCCCTGCACTTACTTTGTGACCACGGCCAACGTTCGCGATCAAATTCCGTTCGAACATGATGTCAATCTTGGGGTGCCATTGCCTGTCAACACGATCGGGCAAATCCGGGAATTGGCCGACGCGGGGATCGAAATTGGTTGCCACACGCGGAACCATGTGGACTTTTCCAAAATTCACGACCCCGAAGTGATTCGTGATGAAGTCGCGCGAGCCAAGGACGATTTGGAACAGATGATCGGTCGGCGAGTCCGGTACTTTGCCTTTCCCTTCGGCATGCCTGCGCAGCTGACCCAGGCGGCCATCGAAGTCATTGGCGAGTCGGGATTTGACGGGTTTTGCAGTGCGTTTGGTGCCTACAACTTGGTCGATCGCGACTGGTTCCATCTGCGCCGGTTCCATGGTGACCCCGAGTTCGCTCGGCTCCAAAACTGGCTAAGCATTGATCCCCGAAAGATCCGCCAAGAACCAACGATACGGTATTTCTTGCCGCCGGCTCGATCGTTCATCGAAACACGTGCCACGATCGGGGAATCGACCCCTTCGTTGGCATCCGCTCATTGA
- a CDS encoding Gfo/Idh/MocA family protein, with protein sequence MSRLNRRQFTSVAASAVAVAATSRVSVAQTPGPNEQLGVCVVGANGRGGEHIRGFNKDPRTTIRAIVDVDPAVGKRRADQIKELQGKAPEVYVDVRDALASGDFDILSCATPNHWHALMGVWAMQAGKDVYIEKPISHNIHEGRALVAAADKYGRMFQTGTQCRSSGACIDAAKFIADGGVGEVNFARGLCYKRRKSIGALGNYPVPKDVDFELWCGPATYTDPKLTRQQFHYDWHWQRHYGNGDLGNQGPHQTDIARWGLGVDRHPQSIFSYGGRLGYDAERKDPRYVDAGDTANTEVSIYDYGDKCLVFETRGLDVTESAGPVVDAMFGKGGGNKIGVIFYGSEGYVAQVSYNHCKVFDKDMNLTQEFRAKTSVGDDHFANFIDACLSRDAATLNANAMTGHLSAGVSHLGNISYYLGESNKASVGEIEKVVSGVKSLDDNSETLAETVKHLESNGVDLDKTPLSLGPVLKFDNETEKFVDNNAANSLLTRNYREGFEVPSAENV encoded by the coding sequence ATGTCAAGATTGAATCGCCGTCAATTCACGTCGGTTGCTGCATCGGCCGTCGCCGTTGCCGCCACGTCTCGCGTTTCTGTGGCTCAAACCCCCGGTCCCAACGAACAGCTCGGCGTCTGTGTCGTGGGCGCGAATGGCCGCGGTGGCGAACACATCCGCGGATTCAACAAAGATCCTCGCACGACAATCCGAGCGATCGTGGACGTGGATCCTGCGGTTGGCAAACGACGAGCCGACCAGATCAAGGAATTGCAGGGCAAAGCGCCCGAGGTTTACGTCGATGTTCGCGATGCATTGGCGTCCGGAGATTTTGACATTCTGTCCTGTGCCACGCCCAACCATTGGCACGCCCTGATGGGTGTGTGGGCGATGCAAGCAGGCAAAGACGTTTACATCGAAAAACCGATCAGCCACAACATTCACGAAGGACGTGCGTTGGTCGCCGCCGCCGATAAGTACGGCCGGATGTTCCAGACCGGAACCCAGTGTCGCAGCAGCGGTGCCTGCATCGACGCTGCTAAGTTCATCGCCGATGGCGGAGTCGGCGAAGTCAATTTTGCTCGCGGCCTGTGTTACAAGCGTCGCAAATCGATCGGTGCGCTCGGCAACTATCCGGTGCCTAAAGACGTTGATTTCGAATTGTGGTGTGGTCCGGCGACCTACACTGATCCGAAGTTGACCCGTCAACAGTTCCACTACGATTGGCACTGGCAACGTCACTACGGCAACGGCGACTTGGGAAACCAAGGCCCGCACCAAACCGATATCGCTCGTTGGGGCTTGGGCGTCGATCGTCACCCGCAGTCGATCTTCAGCTACGGCGGCCGACTGGGTTACGATGCCGAGCGGAAAGATCCTCGCTATGTCGATGCCGGTGACACCGCCAACACCGAAGTATCGATTTACGATTACGGCGACAAGTGTTTGGTGTTCGAAACCCGCGGCTTGGATGTCACCGAATCGGCTGGCCCCGTGGTGGATGCCATGTTCGGCAAGGGCGGCGGCAACAAGATCGGCGTCATTTTCTACGGCAGCGAAGGCTACGTCGCACAGGTCTCGTACAACCACTGCAAAGTGTTCGACAAAGACATGAACCTGACGCAAGAGTTCCGAGCAAAGACCAGCGTTGGCGATGATCACTTTGCCAACTTTATCGATGCCTGTCTGTCCCGCGATGCAGCAACCCTGAATGCCAACGCGATGACCGGTCACCTCTCGGCAGGTGTCAGCCACCTGGGGAACATTTCCTATTACCTTGGCGAAAGCAATAAAGCATCCGTCGGCGAAATCGAAAAGGTCGTCTCGGGTGTGAAGAGCTTGGATGACAACTCCGAAACGCTGGCGGAAACGGTCAAGCACCTGGAATCCAACGGTGTGGATCTGGACAAGACCCCGCTGTCGCTTGGTCCCGTGCTGAAGTTCGACAACGAGACTGAAAAGTTTGTCGACAACAACGCCGCCAATTCGTTGCTGACTCGCAACTACCGCGAAGGCTTCGAAGTGCCATCAGCCGAAAACGTCTAG
- a CDS encoding sensor domain-containing diguanylate cyclase/phosphohydrolase, with translation MTDITSTTALSSLTATDFAVPVQAVGASDSQGHVQEAGFERVGDLLAGLRDSAPQATASASEDQPFENRLAVVRLGMATSLFYSLRTKHAATAGHCLRVALSCSAWAERLGLDSDTRDRIEVAALLHDLGKIGIPDRILRKPGKLSVDEQLSMELIPELGCEILRGCTSDQDLLDIVRYANTWFDSRRHEEGPRGDALPIGSRMLAIADAFDAMTTDTVYRRAMSRERAIQELMQGGASQFDPELVRDFSRMLEARPEMLQQIVVDRWLRQLHKGSGPHLWGAAPADNSMPSDAGRASSRESLFHQQLIGNLKDGIAFTDAEGTIIQWNATMQHLTSIAPEAIVGQSWSNESLRLRQQDQTRDDCESFVRDCLDSGTASTHSMLIEQPGRTPTPVQIQVSPVVGSTPGIHGTIVIVRDLSDQATLEEELETLHVKTTLDPLTNIANRAHFDHMLAERTDATSAGGPSFSLIICDIDHFKRVNDVHGHPAGDEALKNFAEILRSHSRDGDTVARYGGEEFLLLAPNCDNATATRRAEAIRIALESTPLDSLMGEAVTASFGVTEFQAGDSPETILARSDRALLKAKDNGRNRVIQLGAGNVVQSPSSESVNSRGWLDWLTGHNQSAVSEIDIVTPVPVDLAIEKLKGFIADHKAEVIHVDEDQVSLKLNVTYSRGGRRRADQQMAVNVQLTLSEGRKECENRRGVMTTNVHVRLQPIRNRDRRGQEVAACFAQVINSMRSYLMGELKRSDLA, from the coding sequence ATGACCGACATAACCTCGACAACCGCGCTATCTTCGCTGACGGCAACCGACTTTGCGGTGCCTGTGCAGGCGGTGGGCGCTTCTGATTCGCAAGGCCACGTGCAGGAAGCCGGATTCGAACGGGTCGGCGACCTATTGGCTGGCCTGCGGGATTCGGCCCCCCAAGCGACTGCCAGCGCCAGCGAGGACCAACCTTTCGAGAACCGACTGGCGGTGGTCCGGTTGGGCATGGCAACATCGTTGTTCTATTCGCTTCGGACCAAACACGCTGCCACAGCCGGCCATTGTCTTCGTGTCGCACTTTCCTGTTCGGCATGGGCAGAACGACTGGGCTTGGACAGCGACACCCGCGATCGCATCGAAGTGGCCGCGTTGCTGCACGACTTGGGAAAGATTGGCATCCCAGACCGTATTCTTCGCAAACCCGGCAAACTTTCGGTCGACGAACAACTGTCGATGGAATTGATTCCCGAACTGGGCTGCGAGATTCTTCGCGGCTGCACCAGCGACCAAGATCTATTGGACATCGTCCGCTACGCCAACACTTGGTTTGACAGCCGTCGGCATGAGGAAGGTCCACGTGGCGACGCACTGCCGATCGGTTCACGAATGTTGGCGATCGCCGATGCGTTCGATGCGATGACCACGGACACCGTTTACCGCCGAGCGATGAGCCGCGAGCGGGCGATCCAAGAATTGATGCAGGGCGGAGCCTCGCAATTTGATCCCGAATTGGTCAGAGATTTCAGCCGGATGCTAGAAGCACGTCCAGAAATGCTTCAGCAAATCGTTGTCGATCGATGGCTGCGACAACTGCACAAAGGCTCGGGGCCTCATCTTTGGGGTGCGGCACCAGCCGACAACTCGATGCCATCCGACGCTGGCAGAGCCAGTTCACGTGAATCGTTGTTCCATCAACAACTGATCGGGAACCTGAAGGACGGCATCGCATTTACCGATGCCGAGGGCACCATCATCCAGTGGAACGCCACGATGCAACATCTGACCTCGATCGCTCCCGAAGCGATCGTTGGACAATCATGGAGCAACGAATCGCTGCGACTTCGTCAACAGGACCAGACACGCGACGATTGCGAAAGCTTCGTGCGTGACTGTTTGGACAGCGGCACTGCATCAACCCATTCGATGTTGATCGAACAGCCAGGCCGCACCCCGACTCCGGTGCAAATTCAAGTTTCCCCAGTGGTGGGATCGACACCGGGCATCCATGGCACGATTGTGATCGTTCGCGACCTTTCGGACCAAGCAACGCTGGAAGAAGAACTTGAAACGCTGCACGTCAAAACGACCTTGGATCCGTTGACCAATATCGCCAATCGAGCACACTTTGATCACATGTTGGCCGAGCGAACCGATGCAACCAGCGCCGGCGGTCCAAGTTTCAGCCTGATCATTTGTGATATCGACCACTTCAAACGCGTCAATGACGTGCACGGGCATCCGGCGGGCGACGAGGCCTTGAAGAACTTTGCCGAGATTCTGCGTTCGCATAGCCGTGACGGCGACACGGTGGCCCGATACGGTGGTGAAGAATTTTTGCTGTTGGCCCCCAATTGCGACAACGCGACGGCCACCAGACGTGCCGAAGCGATCCGAATCGCTCTGGAATCCACACCGCTGGATAGTCTGATGGGCGAAGCGGTCACCGCCAGCTTCGGCGTCACTGAATTCCAGGCTGGTGATAGTCCCGAGACGATCCTGGCGCGGTCGGACCGAGCGTTGCTGAAAGCCAAAGACAATGGTCGCAACCGAGTGATCCAGTTGGGTGCTGGCAATGTCGTCCAGTCGCCTAGCTCCGAATCCGTGAATTCACGAGGCTGGTTGGACTGGTTGACCGGCCACAACCAGTCGGCAGTCAGCGAGATCGACATCGTCACACCGGTACCGGTCGACTTGGCGATCGAGAAACTAAAAGGCTTTATCGCCGACCACAAAGCCGAAGTCATCCATGTCGATGAAGACCAGGTCTCGCTGAAGTTGAACGTCACGTATTCGCGGGGTGGCCGCCGACGGGCCGACCAACAAATGGCGGTCAATGTTCAATTGACGCTAAGTGAGGGTCGAAAAGAATGTGAGAATCGACGTGGCGTGATGACGACGAATGTACACGTCCGCTTGCAGCCGATTCGCAATCGAGACCGCCGCGGACAAGAGGTCGCCGCCTGCTTCGCCCAAGTGATCAACAGCATGCGAAGCTATCTGATGGGCGAACTGAAACGTTCCGATTTAGCCTAG
- a CDS encoding glycosyltransferase family 4 protein — translation MFVITSMPVGGAETLLVNMMRKMDPSVIRPEVVCLKEPGPLGETIADQFPVHSGLLSKKWDLRVLPRLATLMHRQRADVVVTVGAGDKMFWGRLAAHLAGVPVIMSALHSTGWPDGVGRLNRYLTGITDGFIGVADSHGEFLNEFEGFPESKVHVIRNGVDCQRFVASDADRASVREELGLGSDTPLIGLVAALRSEKNHSMLVRTAAALRSRHPDAHWVIVGDGPERATIEDLAETLGVADRIHMLGTRHDTPRLVAALDVFTLSSLNEASPVSILEALACEVPVVATDVGSIKESILPGKTGWLVPSQDLDAMVDRVDQLLSDSAMRRQMGKAGRDLVIRTGSLDSMVDGYTRLATLLYDQKVSRPVAALAATKSASA, via the coding sequence TTGTTCGTAATCACCAGCATGCCAGTAGGCGGCGCTGAAACGCTATTGGTCAACATGATGCGAAAGATGGATCCAAGCGTGATCCGTCCGGAAGTCGTGTGTTTGAAAGAACCTGGGCCGCTGGGAGAAACGATTGCCGACCAGTTCCCGGTCCACAGCGGACTGCTATCGAAAAAATGGGATCTGCGTGTCTTGCCTCGACTGGCCACTTTGATGCATCGCCAGCGTGCCGATGTGGTGGTGACCGTCGGCGCCGGCGACAAAATGTTTTGGGGCCGATTGGCGGCGCATCTAGCCGGCGTCCCCGTCATCATGTCGGCACTTCATTCGACAGGTTGGCCCGATGGGGTCGGACGATTGAATCGATACTTGACCGGAATCACCGATGGCTTCATCGGCGTTGCCGATTCGCACGGGGAATTCCTAAACGAATTCGAAGGATTTCCCGAGTCCAAAGTGCATGTGATTCGCAACGGAGTCGATTGCCAGCGTTTTGTGGCCAGCGACGCCGACCGTGCCTCGGTTCGTGAGGAACTCGGTTTGGGATCCGACACACCGTTGATCGGCTTGGTTGCCGCGCTGCGAAGTGAGAAAAACCACAGCATGCTGGTTCGCACCGCTGCGGCGCTGCGCAGTCGGCATCCGGACGCTCACTGGGTGATCGTTGGGGATGGTCCCGAGCGTGCAACGATCGAAGACTTGGCCGAAACACTTGGCGTCGCAGATCGTATTCACATGTTGGGTACGCGACACGATACGCCGCGTTTGGTAGCCGCCCTGGATGTGTTCACGCTGTCTTCGTTGAACGAAGCGTCGCCTGTTTCGATCCTAGAAGCCTTGGCCTGCGAAGTGCCCGTGGTCGCGACCGACGTTGGTTCCATCAAAGAATCCATCTTGCCAGGCAAAACGGGATGGTTGGTTCCATCGCAGGATCTGGACGCGATGGTCGATCGTGTGGATCAACTGCTAAGCGACTCGGCGATGCGCCGCCAAATGGGGAAAGCCGGACGTGATCTCGTCATCCGAACCGGATCACTGGATTCCATGGTCGACGGATACACCCGATTGGCCACGCTGCTGTACGACCAAAAAGTAAGCCGACCGGTAGCAGCGTTGGCTGCTACCAAATCGGCTAGCGCTTGA